The following are encoded together in the Actinoplanes sp. N902-109 genome:
- a CDS encoding glycoside hydrolase family 11 protein — MNEAPHHRRGRSRGRLRLLLAGACTIVLTAAALTGGGPASAATTICSNQSNTSGGTYYQMWTAGQGSACITLNSSSSYSSTWSGIGDFVAGVGWNPGNTSQSVSYTGSLNASGGTNLLSLYGWSTNPLVEYYVIDGYVGSPNYAGQNMGTMTSDGGTYTIIKHQQVNQPSIQGTATFWQYLAIRNSPRTSGTITFPNFVNAWASHGMNLGTMNYQVMATEAWGGGSGNSNVSVSRGSGGGGGGGGGGGGGGGGGSNNGCTATLSAGTVGDSWYNLNVAVAGSSNWTVTVNMVAPSVVYNTWNTSASWPSQYTMVAKPNGSGNNFGLTVSTNGQWTWPSVSCSSS, encoded by the coding sequence ATGAACGAAGCTCCGCACCATCGGCGCGGCCGTAGCCGCGGCCGGCTCAGGCTGCTCCTCGCCGGCGCCTGCACGATCGTCCTGACCGCGGCGGCGCTGACCGGGGGCGGTCCCGCGAGCGCGGCCACGACGATCTGCTCGAATCAGAGCAACACCAGCGGCGGCACCTACTACCAGATGTGGACCGCCGGGCAGGGTTCAGCGTGCATCACGCTGAACTCGAGCAGCAGCTACTCCAGCACCTGGAGCGGCATCGGGGACTTCGTCGCCGGTGTCGGCTGGAATCCCGGCAACACCTCCCAGTCGGTGTCCTACACCGGCAGCCTCAACGCGTCCGGCGGCACCAACCTGCTGTCGCTCTACGGCTGGTCCACGAACCCGCTCGTCGAGTACTACGTCATCGACGGCTACGTGGGCTCGCCCAACTACGCCGGCCAGAACATGGGCACCATGACCAGCGACGGTGGCACGTACACCATCATCAAGCACCAGCAGGTCAACCAGCCCTCGATCCAGGGCACCGCGACGTTCTGGCAATACCTCGCGATCCGCAACTCGCCGCGCACCAGCGGAACCATCACGTTCCCCAACTTCGTCAACGCCTGGGCCAGCCACGGCATGAACCTCGGCACGATGAACTACCAGGTCATGGCGACCGAGGCATGGGGCGGCGGCAGCGGCAACTCCAACGTCAGCGTCAGCCGCGGCAGTGGCGGCGGTGGCGGTGGCGGTGGCGGTGGCGGTGGCGGCGGCGGTGGTGGCAGCAACAACGGCTGCACCGCGACGCTGTCGGCCGGCACGGTGGGGGACAGCTGGTACAACCTCAACGTCGCGGTCGCCGGCTCCAGCAACTGGACCGTCACGGTGAACATGGTGGCCCCGTCGGTCGTCTACAACACCTGGAACACCAGCGCCAGCTGGCCCAGTCAGTACACGATGGTGGCCAAACCCAACGGCAGCGGCAACAACTTCGGTCTCACGGTCTCGACCAATGGCCAATGGACCTGGCCATCGGTCTCCTGTAGTAGCAGTTGA
- a CDS encoding patatin-like phospholipase family protein — protein MIDALVLAGGGVAGIAWELGVLQGIEVDLDLDEYIARMTEATRGAADDGEPPDPVELRRRMGAMALATATVREDVRLASIAARLPRPEWPRRTLLIPAVDANTGEFEVFTRDSGVALVDAVAASCAVPGVWPPVTIGQRRFVDGGVRSGTNTDLARGADRIVLIAPAPPGAPAQLGDLNAEIAALAPGTTHIVWADEASVAAFGTNPLSPATRGPAARAGRAVGRARAQALGAFLRPA, from the coding sequence ATGATCGATGCGCTTGTGCTCGCGGGCGGCGGCGTGGCCGGCATCGCGTGGGAGCTGGGTGTGCTGCAGGGCATCGAGGTGGACCTCGACCTCGACGAGTACATCGCCCGGATGACCGAGGCCACCCGCGGCGCAGCCGACGACGGCGAACCCCCCGACCCGGTCGAGCTCCGCCGCCGGATGGGAGCGATGGCCCTGGCCACCGCCACGGTCCGCGAGGACGTCCGGCTGGCCTCGATCGCCGCCCGGCTGCCCCGCCCGGAATGGCCCCGGCGCACCCTGCTGATCCCCGCGGTCGACGCGAACACCGGCGAGTTCGAGGTCTTCACCCGCGACTCCGGTGTGGCCCTGGTCGACGCGGTGGCAGCCAGCTGCGCCGTCCCCGGCGTCTGGCCCCCGGTCACCATCGGGCAACGCCGCTTCGTCGACGGCGGCGTCCGCTCCGGCACCAACACCGACCTGGCCCGGGGCGCCGACCGCATCGTGCTGATCGCCCCTGCCCCGCCCGGCGCCCCGGCCCAGCTGGGCGATCTGAACGCGGAAATCGCCGCGCTGGCCCCCGGCACGACCCACATCGTCTGGGCCGACGAAGCCTCGGTCGCGGCCTTCGGCACCAACCCGCTGTCCCCGGCGACCCGAGGCCCCGCAGCCCGCGCCGGCCGAGCCGTCGGCCGCGCCCGGGCCCAGGCCCTCGGCGCGTTCCTCAGGCCTGCGTAA